One region of Glycine max cultivar Williams 82 chromosome 9, Glycine_max_v4.0, whole genome shotgun sequence genomic DNA includes:
- the LOC102668227 gene encoding secreted RxLR effector protein 161-like → MALNKHPNAWFAKFHNIVSKLGFSSNGHDSAHFTRKRKRGLTGSKIERTPLEPNVRFTPQDGTLLLDISSVVHLVSQFMKVLCTTHYVVVLRIIRYVKGTLFYSLYYSVASPLTLQAYSSVDWTGDPINRRSTTSLWIFLGDSLISWRSKKQTFTAGSSTEAEYLVLADTTSKILWLGWFLADLEVVQSSSTDIYCDNQSVI, encoded by the exons ATGGCCTTAAACAAGCACCCCAATGCATGGTTTGCTAAATTTCACAATATTGTCAGTAAGTTGGGTTTCTCTTCCAATGGTCATGACTCTGCTCATTTTACtcgtaaaagaaaaagag GTCTTACTGGTAGTAAAATTGAACGCACTCCTCTTGAACCAAATGTTCGATTTACTCCTCAAGATGGTACTTTGCTACTAGATATCTCTTCTGTTGTTCATTTGGTTAGTCAGTTCATGAAGGTCCTGTGTACCACGCATTATGTTGTTGTCCTTCGCATTATTCGTTATGTCAAGGGTACTTTATTTTATAGTCTTTATTACTCTGTTGCATCCCCTTTGACTCTTCAAGCTTACTCTAGTGTTGATTGGACTGGTGATCCTATTAATCGTCGCTCCACCACTAGTTTGTGGATTTTTCTCGGAGATTCTCTTATTTCTTGGAGAAGCAAGAAACAAACTTTCACAGCTGGTTCTAGCACTGAAGCTGAATATCTTGTACTTGCTGATACTACTTCTAAAATATTATGGCTTGGTTGGTTTCTTGCTGATTTAGAAGTAGTTCAATCTTCCTCCACTGATATTTATTGTGATAACCAAAGTGTCATCTAA
- the LOC100787850 gene encoding protein PIN-LIKES 7, with amino-acid sequence MGFLQLLEVASAPVIQVLLISAVGAFMATDYCDNLLSAEFRKSLNKIVFFAFTPSLIFASFSKNVSLEDMISWWFMPVNIGCTFLIGGILGWILVKVLKPNLKVQGLIIASCSTGNMGNLPVVIIPAICDQKGGPFGAPDDCRNRALSYSFCSLALGGVFIWTYTYQLMQNTSLRYKAFEAAEILKIPSKDIDANAEARLLKQNDGYAVDTENQILVDQGPSIATKNMEKCFCHRMMETLVQILAELMSPPTIATFLGFLFGGVKWLRNLIIGHDAPLKVIQDSIQLLGDGTIPCITVLLGGNLTQGMRSSSIQPLILICIIIARLFLLPAIGFFVVKAAANFGFLPLDPLFQYVLVMQYAMPPAMNISTMAQLFDVGTEEFSVILLWTYGASTIALTLWSTFLIWIFS; translated from the exons ATGGGGTTTTTGCAACTATTGGAGGTGGCGTCTGCTCCAGTTATTCAAGTCCTACTTATCAGTGCAGTGGGAGCTTTTATGGCAACTGATTATTGTGATAATCTTCTTTCGGCAGAGTTTAGAAAATCCTTGAACAAG ATTGTCTTCTTCGCGTTCACTCCTTCGCTTATATTTGCGAGTTTTTCCAAGAATGTTTCTCTTGAAGATATGATATCATG GTGGTTTATGCCCGTTAACATTGGATGTACCTTCTTAATTGGAGGGATTCTCGGATGGATACTTGTAAAAGTACTAAAACCAAACTTGAAAGTGCAAGGGCTTATTATTGCTTCATGTTCAACAG GAAACATGGGTAATCTTCCTGTTGTAATTATCCCAGCAATCTGTGATCAGAAAGGAGGTCCATTTGGTGCACCTGATGATTGCCGCAATAGGGCTCTCTCTTATTCCTTTTGCTCTTTGGCG CTTGGTGGTGTCTTCATCTGGACTTATACTTACCAACTAATGCAAAACACATCCTTGAGATACAAGGCATTTGAGGCTGCTGAGATCTTAAAGATTCCCAGCAAAGACATTGATGCTAATGCAGAAGCTCGCCTTCTCAAGCAAAATGATGGTTACGCCGTAGACACTGAAAATCAGATT CTTGTAGACCAAGGTCCTTCTATTGCAACGAAGAATATGGAAAAATGCTTTTGTCACAGAATGATGGAAACTCTTGTCCAAATCCTGGCAGAACTAATGTCACCCCCAACAATTGCTACA TTTTTAGGTTTCCTCTTTGGTGGAGTTAAATGGCTAAGAAACCTAATAATAGGGCACGATGCTCCACTGAAAGTGATCCAAGACTCAATTCAATTGTTAGG GGATGGTACAATTCCTTGTATCACGGTTTTGCTTGGTGGCAACCTTACACAAG GCATGCGATCATCAAGTATCCAACCATTGATCCTCATTTGCATCATCATAGCTCGACTTTTCTTACTACCTGCCATTggattttttgttgttaaagcGGCTGCAAATTTTGGTTTCCTCCCATTGGACCCTTTGTTTCAGTATGTGCTAGTGATGCAGTATGCCATGCCACCTGCAATGAATATCA GTACCATGGCTCAGCTATTTGATGTAGGCACTGAAGAGTTTTCAGTTATTCTCTTGTGGACATATGGAGCTTCAACTATAGCCCTCACTCTTTGGTCAACGTTCCTCATAtggatattttcttaa